A section of the Mastomys coucha isolate ucsf_1 unplaced genomic scaffold, UCSF_Mcou_1 pScaffold15, whole genome shotgun sequence genome encodes:
- the Myh7b gene encoding myosin-7B, with translation MMDMNELGESACYLRQGYQEMMKVHTVPWDGKKRVWVPDEQDAYVEAEVKTEATGGRVTVETKDQKVLTVRETEMQPMNPPRFDLLEDMAMMTHLNEAAVLHNLRQRYARWMIYTYSGLFCVTINPYKWLPVYTAVVVAAYKGKRRSEAPPHIYAVADNAYNDMLRNRENQSMLITGESGAGKTVNTKRVIQYFAIVAALGDGPGKKAQFLATKTGGTLEDQIIEANPAMEAFGNAKTLRNDNSSRFGKFIRIHFGPTGKLASADIDSYLLEKSRVIFQLPGERGYHVYYQILSGKKPELQDMLLLSMNPYDYHFCSQGVTTVDNMDDGEELIATDHAMDILGFSVDEKCACYKIVGALLHFGNMKFKQKQREEQAEADGTESADKAAYLMGVSSGDLLKGLLHPRVRVGNEYVTKGQSVEQVVFAVGALAKATYDRLFRWLVSRINQTLDTKLPRQFFIGVLDIAGFEIFEFNSFEQLCINFTNEKLQQFFNQHMFVLEQEEYKREGIDWVFIDFGLDLQPCIDLIEKPLGILSILEEECMFPKASDASFRAKLYDNHSGKSPNFQQPRPDKKRKYQAHFEVVHYAGVVPYSIVGWLEKNKDPLNETVVPIFQKSQNRLLATLYENYAGSCSTEPPKSGVKEKRKKAASFQTVSQLHKENLNKLMTNLRATQPHFVRCIVPNENKTPGVMDSFLVLHQLRCNGVLEGIRICRQGFPNRLLYADFRQRYRILNPSAIPDDTFVDSRKATEKLLGSLDIDHTQYQFGHTKVFFKAGLLGILEELRDQRLAKVLTLLQARSRGRLMRLEYQRMLGGRDALFTIQWNIRAFNAVKNWSWMKLFFKMKPLLRSAQAEEELAALRAELRGLRGALATAEAKRQELEETQVSVTQEKNDLALQLQAEQDNLADAEERCHLLIKSKVQLEAKVKELNERLEDEEEVNADLAARRRKLEDECTELKKDIDDLELTLAKAEKEKQATENKVKNLTEEMAALDESVVRLTKEKKALQEAHQQALGDLQAEEDRVSALAKAKIRLEQQVEDLECSLEQEKKLRMDTERAKRKLEGDLKLTQETVTDTTQDKQQLEEKLKKKDSELSQLNLRVEDEQLLGAQLQKKIKELQARAEELEEELEAERAARARVEKQRAEAARELEELSERLEEAGGASAGQREGCRKREAELGRLRRELEEAVLRHEATVAALRRKQADSAAELSEQVDSLQRIRQKLEKEKSELRMEVDDLGASVETLARGKASAEKLCRTYEDQLSEAKIKVEELQRQLADASTQRGRLQTENGELGRLLEEKESMISQLSRGKTSAAQSLEELRRQLEEENKAKGALAHAVQALRHDCDLLREQHEEESEAQAELQRLLSKANAEVAQWRSKYEADAIQRTEELEEAKKKLALRLQEAEEGVEAANAKCSSLEKAKLRLQTESEDVTLELERATSAAAALDKKQRHLERALEERRRQEEEMQRELEAAQREARGLGTELFRLRHSHEEALEALETLKRENKNLQEEISDLSDQVSLSGKSIQELEKAKKALEGEKSELQAALEEAEGALELEETKTLRIQLELSQVKAEVDRKLAEKDEECTNLRRNHQRAVESLQASLDAETRARNEALRLKKKMEGDLNDLELQLGHATRQAMEAQAATRLLQAQLKEEQAGRDEEQRLAAELREQGQALERRAALLAAELEELRAALEQGERSRRLAEQELLEATERLNLLHSQNTGLLNQKKKLEVDLAQLSGEVEEAAQERREAEEKAKKAITDAAMMAEELKKEQDTSAHLERMKKTLEQTVRELQARLEEAEQAALRGGKKQVQKLEAKVRELEAELDAEQKKHAEALKGVRKHERQVKELAYQTEEDRKNLARMQDLVDKLQSKVKSYKRQFEEAEQQASTNLAKYRKAQHELDDAEERADMAETQANKLRARSRDALGPKHKE, from the exons ATGATGGATATGAATGAACTTGGAGAATCAGCCTGCTACCTCCGCCAGGGCTACCAGGAAATGATGAAGGTGCACACTGTCCCATGGGATG GTAAGAAACGGGTCTGGGTGCCTGATGAGCAGGATGCCTATGTCGAGGCTGAGGTCAAGACTGAAGCAACTGGAGGCAGAGTCACTGTGGAGACCAAAGACCAAAAG GTGCTGACAGTGCGTGAAACGGAGATGCAACCCATGAACCCACCCCGCTTCGACTTACTGGAGGACATGGCCATGATGACGCACCTCAACGAGGCTGCGGTGCTGCACAATCTGCGCCAGCGATACGCTCGCTGGATGATCTAT ACATACTCGGGCCTCTTCTGTGTCACCATTAACCCATACAAATGGCTCCCGGTCTACACAGCTGTTGTGGTGGCTGCCTACAAGGGCAAGCGCCGCTCCGAGGCCCCACCTCATATATATGCAGTGGCAGATAATGCCTACAACGACATGCTCCGCA aCCGAGAGAACCAGTCCATGTTGATCAC CGGAGAGTCGGGGGCCGGTAAGACGGTTAACACCAAGCGGGTCATTCAGTACTTTGCCATCGTCGCTGCCCTGGGAGACGGGCCGGGCAAGAAGGCA CAATTTCTGGCAACAAAGACTGGG GGCACCCTTGAGGATCAAATCATCGAGGCTAACCCTGCCATGGAGGCTTTTGGCAACGCCAAGACTCTGAGGAACGACAACTCCTCCCGTTTT GGCAAGTTCATCCGCATCCACTTTGGTCCCACTGGGAAGCTGGCCTCTGCGGACATTGATAGCT ATCTTCTGGAAAAGTCTCGAGTGATCTTCCAGCTGCCTGGTGAGCGTGGTTACCACGTCTACTACCAGATCCTCTCGGGGAAGAAGCCGGAGCTTCAGG ACATGCTGCTCTTGTCCATGAACCCCTATGACTACCACTTCTGCAGCCAGGGGGTCACCACCGTGGACAACATGGATGACGGGGAGGAACTTATTGCCACTGAT CATGCAATGGACATCCTGGGCTTCAGCGTGGATGAGAAGTGTGCCTGCTATAAGATCGTGGGCGCTCTCCTGCACTTTGGCAACATGAAGTtcaaacagaagcagagagaagaacaggctgaggcagatggCACCGAGA GTGCCGACAAGGCTGCCTACCTGATGGGGGTCAGCAGTGGAGACCTCCTCAAAGGTCTTCTGCACCCCCGGGTTCGTGTGGGAAACGAGTATGTTACCAAGGGCCAGAGTGTGGAGCAG GTAGTGTTTGCTGTGGGGGCCCTGGCTAAGGCTACCTATGACCGGTTGTTCCGATGGCTGGTATCTCGAATCAATCAAACCCTGGACACAAAACTCCCCCGACAGTTCTTTATTGGGGTCCTGGATATCGCTGGTTTTGAGATCTTTGAG TTTAATAGCTTCGAGCAGCTGTGCATCAACTTCACCAACGAGAAGCTGCAGCAGTTCTTCAACCAGCACATGTTCGTGCTGGAGCAGGAGGAGTACAAGCGGGAGGGCATCGACTGGGTCTTCATTGACTTCGGCCTTGACCTGCAGCCTTGCATTGACCTCATCGAGAAG CCTCTGGGCATTCTGTCTATCCTGGAGGAGGAGTGCATGTTCCCCAAGGCTTCAGACGCAAGCTTCAGGGCCAAGCTCTATGACAATCACTCTGGGAAGTCACCTAATTTCCAGCAGCCTCGCCCAGACAAGAAACGCAAGTACCAGGCTCACTTCGAGGTGGTCCACTACGCAGGCGTG GTACCTTATAGCATCGTGGGCTGGCTAGAGAAAAACAAGGACCCCCTCAATGAGACGGTGGTCCCCATCTTCCAAAAGTCACAGAATAGGCTCTTGGCCACCCTCTATGAGAACTATGCAGGTTCTTGCTCCA CCGAGCCCCCCAAGTCTGGGGTGAAAGAGAAGCGCAAGAAAGCAGCATCATTTCAGACGGTGTCTCAGCTTCACAAG GAGAACCTCAACAAGCTCATGACCAACCTGCGGGCCACACAGCCTCACTTTGTCCGCTGTATCGTCCCCAATGAGAACAAGACTCCAG GGGTCATGGATTCCTTCTTGGTGCTACACCAACTACGCTGCAATGGAGTCTTGGAGGGGATCCGGATCTGCCGCCAAGGGTTCCCCAACAGACTGCTGTATGCTGACTTCAGGCAGCG GTACCGAATCCTGAACCCCAGTGCCATCCCAGATGACACTTTTGTGGACAGCAGGAAGGCCACAGAGAAGCTGCTGGGCTCCCTGGACATCGACCACACTCAGTATCAATTTGGCCACACCAAG GTGTTCTTCAAGGCTGGGCTTCTAGGCATCCTGGAGGAGCTCCGGGACCAGCGTCTGGCTAAGGTGCTGACACTGCTGCAGGCTCGGAGCCGGGGCCGCCTCATGCGTCTGGAGTACCAGCGCATGCTAGGAGGAAG GGATGCCCTGTTCACCATCCAGTGGAACATCCGGGCCTTCAATGCCGTCAAGAACTGGTCCTGGATGAAGCTCTTCTTCAAGATGAAGCCATTGCTGCGCTCAGCACAGGCAGAGGAGGAGCTGGCGGCACTGCGGGCAGAGCTACGGGGGCTTCGAGGGGCACTGGCTACAGCTGAGGCCAAGCGGCAGGAACTGGAGGAGACTCAAGTCAGCGTCACTCAGGAGAAGAATGACCTGGCCCTGCAGCTGCAGGCA GAGCAGGACAACCTCGCGGATGCAGAGGAGCGCTGCCACTTGCTGATCAAGTCCAAGGTGCAGCTGGAGGCGAAGGTGAAGGAGCTGAATGAGCGgctggaggatgaggaggaagtgaACGCTGACCTGGCCGCCCGCAGGCGCAAGCTGGAGGATGAGTGCACGGAGCTCAAGAAGGACATCGATgacctggagctgaccctggccaaggctgagaaagagaaacaagccaCAGAGAATAAG GTGAAGAACCTGACGGAGGAGATGGCTGCACTGGATGAATCAGTGGTCCGCCTGACGAAGGAGAAGAAGGCATTGCAGGAGGCTCACCAGCAGGCTCTGGGTGACCTGCAGGCTGAGGAGGACCGAGTGAGCGCCCTGGCCAAGGCTAAGATCCGGCTGGAGCAGCAAGTGGAGGAT CTGGAGTGCTCCCTGGAGCAAGAGAAGAAGCTTCGCATGGACACAGAACGAGCCAAGCGCAAACTTGAAGGAGACCTGAAGCTGACGCAGGAGACGGTGACAGACACCACACAAGACAAGCAGCAGCTGGAGGAGAAGTTGAAGAA GAAGGATTCAGAGCTGAGCCAGCTGAACCTGCGGGTGGAAGATGAGCAGCTCCTGGGGGCGCAACTGCAGAAGAAGATCAAGGAGCTGCAG GCGAGGgctgaggagctggaggaggagctggaggccgAGCGAGCAGCCCGCGCCCGGGTGGAAAAGCAGCGAGCTGAGGCAGCCcgggagctggaggagctgagtgagaggctggaggaggctggaggagcCTCCGCCGGGCAGCGAGAGGGTTGCCGCAAGCGTGAGGCTGAGTTGGGCCGGCTGCGGCGGGAGCTGGAGGAGGCAGTGCTGAGGCACGAGGCCACGGTGGCTGCCCTGCGCCGCAAGCAGGCGGACAGCGCTGCGGAGCTGAGCGAGCAGGTGGACAGCCTACAGCGCATCCggcagaaactggaaaaggaaaagagcGAGCTGCGCATGGAGGTGGACGATCTGGGGGCCAGCGTGGAAACTCTGGCCCGTGGCAAG gccagtgCAGAGAAGCTGTGCCGGACCTATGAGGACCAGCTAAGCGAGGCCAAGATCAAAGTGGAGGAGCTGCAGCGACAGCTGGCAGACGCCAGCACCCAGCGGGGGAGGTTACAAACTGAGAATG GGGAGCTGGGCCGCCTGCTGGAGGAGAAGGAGTCTATGATCAGCCAGCTGAGCAGGGGGAAGACCTCCGCAGCCCAGAGTCTGGAGGAACTTCGGCGGCagttggaggaagaaaacaag GCCAAGGGTGCCCTGGCTCATGCAGTGCAGGCGCTGCGGCACGACTGTGACCTCCTCCGAGAGCAGCACGAGGAAGAGTCCGAGGCTCAGGCTGAGCTGCAGCGGCTGCTGTCCAAAGCCAATGCTGAGGTGGCCCAGTGGAGGAGCAAGTATGAGGCAGATGCCATCCAAAGgacagaggagctggaggaggccaA GAAGAAGCTCGCCCTACGgctgcaggaggcagaagaaggtgtaGAGGCTGCAAATGCCAAATGCTCCTCACTGGAGAAGGCCAAGCTGCGGCTGCAGACAGAGTCGGAGGATGTGACCTTGGAGCTGGAGCGGGCCACCTCAGCCGCTGCTGCCCTGGATAAGAAGCAGCGGCACTTGGAGCGGGCGCTGGAGGAgcggaggaggcaggaggaggagatgCAGCGGGAACTTGAGGCAGCACAGAGGGAGGCTCGAGGTCTGGGTACGGAGCTCTTTCGACTGCGACACAGCCACGAGGAGGCACTTGAGGCTCTGGAGACGCTCAAGCGGGAGAACAAGAATCTACAGG AGGAGATCAGTGACCTTTCAGACCAGGTCAGCCTCAGCGGGAAGAGCATCCAGGAACTGGAGAAGGCCAAGAAGGCACTAGAAGGGGAGAAGAGTGAGCTGCAAGCTGCGCTGGAGGAGGCTGAG GGGGCACTGGAGCTGGAAGAGACGAAGACCCTGCGGATCCAGTTGGAGTTGTCCCAGGTCAAGGCAGAAGTGGACCGGAAGCTGGCGGAGAAGGATGAGGAGTGTACTAACCTGAG GCGCAACCACCAGCGGGCTGTGGAGTCCCTGCAGGCCTCCCTGGATGCAGAGACTAGGGCCCGCAATGAAGCACTGCGTCTcaagaagaagatggagggggACCTCAATGACCTGGAGCTACAGCTGGGCCATGCAACCCGCCAGGCCATGGAGGCACAGGCAGCCACGAGGCTGCTGCAGGCTCAACTCAAGGAGGAACAAGCAGGGCGTGATGAGGAGCAGAGGCTGGCCGCTGAGCTCCGTGAGCAGGGGCAGGCCCTCGAGCGCAGGGCTGCACTGCTGGCAGCTGAGCTGGAAGAGCTTCGGGCTGCCCTGGAACAGGGCGAGCGCAGCCGGAGGCTGGCTGAGCAGGAGCTGCTGGAGGCCACCGAGCGCCTCAACTTACTGCATTCACAG AACACAGGCCTCCTGAACCAGAAAAAGAAGCTGGAGGTGGACTTGGCCCAGCTGagtggggaggtggaggaggctgCGCAGGAGAGGcgggaagcagaggagaaggcCAAAAAGGCTATCACTGAT GCAGCCATGATGGCTGAGGAGCTGAAAAAGGAGCAGGACACGAGTGCACACCTGGAACGGATGAAGAAGACCCTGGAGCAGACCGTGCGGGAGCTGCAGGCACGCCTTGAGGAAGCCGAGCAGGCTGCCCTCCGGGGCGGGAAGAAACAAGTGCAGAAGCTGGAGGCCAAG GTGCGGGAGCTGGAGGCTGAACTGGATGCAGAGCAGAAGAAGCATGCTGAGGCCCTTAAGGGTGTGCGCAAACACGAGCGCCAGGTTAAGGAGCTCGCCTACCAG ACTGAGGAGGACAGGAAGAACCTGGCTCGCATGCAGGACCTGGTGGACAAGCTGCAGAGCAAGGTCAAGAGCTACAAGCGTCAGTTTGAGGAGGCG GAGCAGCAGGCCAGCACCAACCTGGCGAAGTACCGCAAGGCCCAGCACGAGCTAGATGATGCTGAGGAACGGGCAGACATGGCAGAGACCCAGGCTAACAAGCTGCGGGCAAGGTCCAGGGATGCCCTGGGCCCCAAG CACAAGGAGTGA